In a genomic window of Vulpes lagopus strain Blue_001 chromosome 13, ASM1834538v1, whole genome shotgun sequence:
- the LRRC4 gene encoding leucine-rich repeat-containing protein 4, whose translation MKLLWQVTVHHTWNAVLLPVVYLTAQVWILCAAIAAAASAGPQNCPSVCSCSNQFSKVVCTRRGLSEVPQGIPSNTRYLNLMENNIQMIQADTFRHLHHLEVLQLGRNSIRQIEVGAFNGLASLNTLELFDNWLTVIPSGAFEYLSKLRELWLRNNPIESIPSYAFNRVPSLMRLDLGELKKLEYISEGAFEGLFNLKYLNLGMCNIKDMPNLTPLVGLEELEMSGNHFPEIRPGSFHGLSSLKKLWVMNSQVSLIERNAFDGLASLVELNLAHNNLSSLPHDLFTPLRYLVELHLHHNPWNCDCDILWLAWWLREYIPTNSTCCGRCHAPLHMRGRYLVEVDQASFQCSAPFIMDAPRDLNISEGRMVELKCRTPPMSSVKWLLPNGTVLSHASRHPRISVLNDGTLNFSHVLLSDTGVYTCMVTNVAGNSNASAYLNVSTAELNTSNYSFFTTVTVETTEISPEDTTRKYKPVPTTSTGYQPAYTTSTTVLIQTTRVPKQVPATDTNDKMQTSLDEVMKTTKIIIGCFVAVTLLAAAMLIVFYKLRKRHQQRSTVTAARTVEIIQVDEDIPAAASAAATAAPSGVSGEGAVVLPTIHDHINYNTYKPAHGAHWTENSLGNSLHPTVTTISEPYIIQTHTKDKVQETQI comes from the coding sequence ATGAAGCTCTTGTGGCAGGTAACTGTGCACCACACCTGGAATGCCGTCCTGCTCCCCGTCGTCTACCTCACGGCGCAAGTGTGGATTCTGTGTGCAGCCATCGCCGCTGCCGCCTCTGCCGGGCCCCAGAACTGCCCATCCGTTTGCTCGTGCAGTAACCAGTTCAGCAAGGTGGTGTGCACCCGCCGGGGCCTCTCCGAGGTCCCTCAGGGTATCCCCTCCAACACCCGGTACCTCAACCTCATGGAAAACAATATCCAGATGATCCAGGCCGACACCTTCCGCCACCTCCACCACCTGGAGGTCCTGCAACTGGGCAGGAACTCCATTCGGCAGATCGAGGTGGGGGCCTTCAATGGCCTGGCCAGCCTCAACACCCTGGAGCTGTTCGACAACTGGCTGACAGTCATCCCCAGCGGGGCCTTTGAGTACCTGTCCAAGCTGCGGGAGCTCTGGCTTCGCAACAACCCCATAGAAAGTATCCCCTCTTATGCCTTCAACCGGGTGCCCTCCCTCATGCGCCTGGACTTGGGGGAGCTCAAGAAGCTGGAGTATATCTCTGAGGGCGCTTTTGAGGGACTGTTCAACCTCAAATACCTGAACTTGGGCATGTGCAACATTAAAGATATGCCCAATCTCACCCCCctggtggggctggaggagcTGGAGATGTCAGGGAACCACTTCCCTGAGATCAGGCCTGGCTCCTTCCATGGCCTAAGCTCCCTCAAAAAGCTATGGGTCATGAACTCACAGGTTAGTCTGATTGAGCGGAATGCTTTTGATGGGCTGGCCTCACTTGTGGAACTCAACTTGGCCCACAATAATCTCTCTTCTTTGCCCCATGACCTCTTCACCCCACTGAGGTACCTGGTGGAGTTACACCTACACCACAATCCCTGGAACTGTGATTGTGACATTCTGTGGCTAGCCTGGTGGCTTCGGGAGTACATCCCCACCAATTCTACCTGCTGTGGCCGCTGTCATGCTCCCCTGCACATGCGTGGCCGCTACCTGGTGGAGGTGGACCAGGCCTCCTTCCAGTGCTCTGCCCCCTTCATCATGGATGCACCTCGAGACCTCAATATCTCTGAGGGTCGGATGGTGGAACTTAAGTGTCGGACTCCCCCTATGTCCTCCGTGAAGTGGCTGCTGCCCAATGGGACAGTGCTCAGCCATGCCTCCCGCCACCCAAGGATCTCGGTCCTCAATGACGGCACCTTGAACTTTTCCCACGTGCTGCTCTCAGACACTGGGGTATATACATGCATGGTGACCAACGTGGCAGGTAACTCCAACGCCTCGGCCTACCTCAATGTGAGCACGGCCGAGCTCAACACCTCCAACTATAGCTTCTTCACCACTGTCACAGTGGAGACCACCGAGATCTCACCTGAGGATACAACGCGCAAGTACAAGCCTGTTCCTACTACATCTACAGGTTATCAGCCGGCATATACCACCTCTACCACGGTGCTCATTCAGACCACCCGTGTGCCCAAGCAGGTACCCGCAACAGACACCAATGATAAGATGCAGACCAGCCTGGATGAAGTCATGAAGACCACCAAGATCATCATTGGCTGCTTTGTGGCAGTGACTCTGCTAGCTGCCGCCATGTTGATTGTCTTCTATAAACTTCGGAAGCGGCACCAGCAGAGGAGTACAGTCACAGCCGCCCGGACAGTTGAGATTATCCAGGTGGATGAAGATATCCCAGCGGCGGCATctgcagcagcaacagcagctcCATCCGGTGTATCAGGTGAGGGGGCAGTAGTGCTGCCCACAATTCATGACCATATTAACTACAACACCTACAAACCAGCACATGGGGCCCACTGGACAGAAAACAGCCTGGGGAACTCTCTGCACCCCACAGTTACCACAATCTCTGAACCTTATATAATACAGACCCATACCAAGGACAAGGTACAGGAAACTCAAATatga